The genomic window TAGAAAACATGTGTCCGAGAACGCTTGCAATCCCCGCAAACATGACCGCTTTGCTCTCAACCCCGTAAAAGCTTATAGCTAAGTATGTCGGTATGAAGCCCTTTAACATATCAAGGAAGAAAACAAGAGCACCGAACTTCTTTCCCAGGACCCTGCTTACATTCGTGGCTCCAACGTTTCCGCTTCCAACCTCCCTCAAATTCACACCCTTGAGCTTAGCTATTATCTCTCCGGGTAGAACCGACCCTAGGAGGTAGGCAAATAAAACCAGCAGAAACTTTTCCATGCTTAAAAATTATATTGGTTTTTACCTTCTGTTCAAATCTTGTTAAATTAAAGGGAATTATAAATGTTGAATTAACATCAACCTCCAAATAAGATTAAAACCGATGAAAAAGCTTGCAGCTTTAATTTTGCTGTCTTTTATAGGTATTTCCCTTGCAGGGGAGCTGGACGAGCTTATAAAATTTGCTCTTGAAAATAACCCCAGAGTAAAATCCTTTGATAATATTAAAAACTCTTTAAGTTACAGGGAAAATTTTCTTAGGAGTCTGCCAAACCCACGGTTGACTTTCGCTTTAAACAATCTTGACACAGAACATTACTTCCCCACGGAAAAGAACCCTATGAGCAGTTTCGGACTGTACCTAACCCAGAAGTATGTTCTGCCGGTGAAGAGGGAAAGAGAAGCCAAAATAGCGAGCGAGAGACAGGTAGAGGTCTTGATTAAAAAGGAAAGATATGAGAAGGAGCTCGTTCGGAACATAAAACTCCTCTACTGGGATTTTTCTTACTCCCATGAGATGGAGAGGATAATTAGAGGTATAGAGCAAGAGATACATTCCCTTATAGAGATAACTGAGGAGAGGTACAGGTACGGAAAAGCTTTACTCTCTGATTTGCTCCTTCTTAAGGTTGAGCTCTTAAAGGTAAGGGAGAGGCTTGCCGATGCTGAAAGGTTGAGAAGGACAAGCCTTGAGAGAATCTACGCCCTTGCCGGTGGACGGTTAGAGCTTAACGGTGGAGAACTTAAGGTTCTTGACTTCCCTGAAAACTTTGACCAGGGTAAGAACGTGGAGGTGAAGCTTGCTAAAAGGGAGCTTGAGGTGATAAAGAGGGAAATTGATAGAGCCGGGGTGGAACATTATCCGGACTTGTTTCTCTCCGCAGGTTACGCGATAAGACCCAACATACCCAACCTGATAACCTTCAGTGTTGGACTGACTTTACCTGTGTGGAAGGGAAAGAGGGAAGACATGCTGGTCTTGGAGAAGAAG from Hydrogenivirga caldilitoris includes these protein-coding regions:
- a CDS encoding TolC family protein; this translates as MKKLAALILLSFIGISLAGELDELIKFALENNPRVKSFDNIKNSLSYRENFLRSLPNPRLTFALNNLDTEHYFPTEKNPMSSFGLYLTQKYVLPVKREREAKIASERQVEVLIKKERYEKELVRNIKLLYWDFSYSHEMERIIRGIEQEIHSLIEITEERYRYGKALLSDLLLLKVELLKVRERLADAERLRRTSLERIYALAGGRLELNGGELKVLDFPENFDQGKNVEVKLAKRELEVIKREIDRAGVEHYPDLFLSAGYAIRPNIPNLITFSVGLTLPVWKGKREDMLVLEKKEIYNSKLLELEDVRLKVSGEFEALKESYRITSQILSTVEEEIEEKKKEIEALLIAYEYEKTDIREILRAYRLLWSLEFDRAKLLKELNQIVAKVEALQ